A region of the Fusobacterium simiae genome:
TAAGTTTTTTAATAAGTTCTATTGCTTCATCTATATTATTAAAAATACTTTTTTCTAAATTTGTATTGATATCAGTATTGAAAATAATATTTTCATCAAAATCAAATTTTTCAATATAGCCCTTTATTAAGTTTATATCCATTTCAACCACCTAGGATTGTTCTACACTGTCAACTATTGAAATTATTGCAGAATCTATTGGATAGTCTTTTTCATCATCAAAAGCAAACCTTGCAACACTACCTGTTGCTATGAGAACCTTATCTCCTATCCCAGCCCCTACATTATCAAGGCTAATTATTTCTCCTCCAATAACTTCATCATTCATATTGATTGGTACTGCAATCAATATCTTTTTCCCATGTAAGCCTTCATTTTTTGTTACAGATACGATTTTTCCTACTATTTTTGCTAGAAACATATAGAAGCCTCCAACTCTATTTTTCTTCAAACACTATTTTATTTTCCTTAGCTCTTTCCATTGCCAAAGTAGTTACAACAGTATTCTTAGAAATAATAATTTTTTTATTATATAAATCTTTAAGGTCATTAGATGTTATTACATTCTTTTCTCTTAAAGAGTTTATTTCAAAATCTTTTTTATTCAACATATAGTCTGCCAATTCCTTAGCCTGTACAAAGATAAGTCCATAGTTTTTTAATCTCTCAACATTTGAATTTATTAGCTTTGCATAAGGAACTTCATTATTTACTATACAAGAATCATAGGCTGCAATCACTTTTTTTTCTAGCAATAAAGCCTTTGAAACTAAGTTTGTAACAGCATTATCTCTTATCCCAACAACTAGCTTTGCAACTGTATTTTTTGTAAGTAGTGGAAGAAGTATAATATTGTTTTTATTTAAAATTTCATCATAATTTTTAATTGAGAAATCTTTTATTATATGAAATTCTGAAAATATATTCTCATCTATGATATTAGTTGCCACCTCAGAAAAAACTAAACTTAAATCATAATTTTTTGAAATCTTTTTAAGCTCTAAAACTATTTGCTCTAAGTTATTAGTGCTTCCATTTATCACAGCTAAAATTTTTTCTTTTGGACTGAAATCATCAATCAAATTTTGAGAATTTATTTTTTTTATAACTTCTTGTACTATATATTCAATAATTTTTTCTAGTTCCATCTCTACCTCTGATA
Encoded here:
- a CDS encoding EutN/CcmL family microcompartment protein, yielding MFLAKIVGKIVSVTKNEGLHGKKILIAVPINMNDEVIGGEIISLDNVGAGIGDKVLIATGSVARFAFDDEKDYPIDSAIISIVDSVEQS
- a CDS encoding flavoprotein, giving the protein MELEKIIEYIVQEVIKKINSQNLIDDFSPKEKILAVINGSTNNLEQIVLELKKISKNYDLSLVFSEVATNIIDENIFSEFHIIKDFSIKNYDEILNKNNIILLPLLTKNTVAKLVVGIRDNAVTNLVSKALLLEKKVIAAYDSCIVNNEVPYAKLINSNVERLKNYGLIFVQAKELADYMLNKKDFEINSLREKNVITSNDLKDLYNKKIIISKNTVVTTLAMERAKENKIVFEEK